One segment of Pseudomonas sp. FP2196 DNA contains the following:
- a CDS encoding ABC transporter ATP-binding protein — translation MGHIRVTGLSKAYKQYPNRWSRLAEWLIPFSPIRHRQHWVLQDVEFEIAPGEAVGIVGANGAGKSTLLKMITGTTQPTAGKIELQGRVAALLELGMGFHPDFTGRQNAIMAGQLLGMQLEEIEALMPDIEHFAEIGDAIDHPVRTYSSGMQMRLAFSVATARRPDILIVDEALSVGDAYFQHKSFERIRSFRKAGTTLLIVSHDRSAIQSICDSAILLKDGRMAMYGKPEAVLDYYNALMAEREGQVVRQEMLAGGEVQTVSGTGEAAILGVRLLDEHDHSIDAAEVGQPVVLEVQVEVRKDIERLVLGFILKDRLGQMMYGINTHRLNKALTDLHAGERFTYRFAFIMGLGKGNYSVSLSLSRLDSHLDRNFEWRDYGLVFHVINNRKEDFVGCSWLDAQTTITRDTPARITERAP, via the coding sequence ATGGGGCATATTCGCGTGACCGGCCTGAGCAAGGCCTACAAACAGTACCCCAACCGCTGGAGCCGACTGGCAGAGTGGCTGATCCCCTTCTCACCCATCCGTCATCGCCAGCACTGGGTGCTGCAAGACGTCGAATTCGAAATCGCCCCCGGAGAAGCCGTGGGCATCGTCGGCGCCAACGGGGCTGGCAAAAGCACCTTGCTGAAGATGATCACCGGCACCACGCAGCCCACTGCCGGCAAGATCGAACTGCAAGGTCGCGTGGCGGCACTACTGGAACTGGGCATGGGCTTTCACCCTGACTTTACCGGCCGGCAGAACGCAATCATGGCCGGCCAGTTGCTGGGAATGCAGCTCGAAGAAATCGAAGCACTGATGCCCGATATCGAGCACTTCGCCGAGATCGGCGACGCCATCGACCACCCGGTGCGCACCTACTCCAGCGGCATGCAGATGCGACTGGCGTTCAGCGTTGCCACCGCGCGGCGCCCGGACATTCTGATCGTTGATGAAGCGCTGTCAGTGGGCGACGCTTATTTCCAGCACAAAAGCTTCGAGCGCATCCGCAGCTTCCGCAAGGCCGGGACAACCCTGCTGATCGTGTCCCATGACCGCTCGGCCATTCAGTCGATCTGCGACTCGGCGATCCTGCTCAAGGACGGTCGCATGGCCATGTACGGTAAACCCGAAGCCGTGCTCGATTACTACAACGCGCTGATGGCTGAACGCGAAGGTCAGGTGGTGCGCCAGGAAATGCTCGCCGGTGGTGAAGTGCAGACCGTTTCCGGCACCGGCGAAGCGGCGATTCTCGGCGTGCGCCTGCTCGATGAACACGATCACAGCATCGACGCCGCCGAGGTCGGGCAACCGGTGGTGCTGGAGGTACAGGTTGAAGTACGCAAGGACATCGAGCGGCTGGTACTGGGTTTCATCCTCAAGGATCGGCTGGGGCAAATGATGTACGGCATCAACACCCACCGTCTGAACAAGGCGCTGACCGACCTGCATGCCGGTGAACGTTTTACTTACCGTTTCGCCTTCATCATGGGCCTTGGCAAGGGTAATTATTCGGTGTCGCTGAGCCTGTCGCGGCTGGACTCACATTTGGACCGCAACTTTGAATGGCGTGACTACGGCTTGGTGTTCCATGTGATCAACAATCGCAAGGAAGACTTCGTCGGTTGTTCATGGCTGGACGCGCAAACCACGATCACTCGTGATACGCCGGCCAGGATCACCGAGCGCGCGCCATGA
- a CDS encoding glycosyltransferase family 1 protein, with protein sequence MSRLLVECTHVFKHPRINSGIQRVVRNVINQLPPSVDGVECLPVILLNGQLYRVTRLAPLDTPGFNALATFGERLQRLAHRFWQWHQRVDADRTSKLARRLLYVGYRLTAFAAFGLPLRLINQINRTQLLKRCSPLQHLPGDQLVLLDSSWHSDFFAHIEQLKRDGVGMIAVIYDLIPLTHPQFYDTRLVEVFSEWFDWITRTADGYMAISATVRDQVCEELQRRIGVEQTDKRWFDFFHLGSELDLHSIETTVDPRLKSLFATPESVFLMVSTIEPRKNHAYLLDAFERAWAAGSTARLCIAGRVGWKCEALLARVRNHPELNRRLFMFNELNDTSLEHAYSHASALVFPSFVEGFGLPLVEAMQRGLPAMGSDIAVFREIGGEFMAYFDLQDPQSLASLINTFERTGQFPAARDVADWQWIGWREASLQLAERSVRNVLQAPAAPARQHAHCP encoded by the coding sequence ATGAGCCGATTATTGGTGGAATGCACCCACGTATTCAAACACCCAAGGATCAACTCCGGAATACAGCGGGTGGTGCGCAATGTCATCAATCAACTGCCGCCGAGTGTCGACGGCGTTGAATGTTTGCCGGTCATTTTGCTCAACGGCCAACTCTATCGAGTGACACGTCTGGCGCCGTTGGACACCCCGGGGTTCAACGCACTGGCGACCTTTGGCGAAAGGCTGCAACGCCTTGCCCATCGGTTCTGGCAATGGCATCAGCGGGTCGACGCCGACCGCACCTCGAAACTGGCGCGACGGCTCCTGTATGTCGGCTATCGCCTGACGGCGTTCGCTGCGTTCGGCCTGCCACTGCGCCTGATCAATCAGATCAATCGCACGCAGCTACTCAAACGTTGTTCACCTCTACAACACCTGCCGGGCGATCAACTGGTGCTGCTGGATTCGTCATGGCACTCGGATTTTTTCGCCCACATCGAGCAGCTCAAACGCGACGGTGTCGGCATGATTGCCGTGATCTACGATTTGATCCCGCTGACTCACCCACAGTTTTACGACACACGTCTGGTCGAGGTTTTCAGCGAGTGGTTTGACTGGATCACCCGCACGGCCGATGGCTACATGGCGATTTCCGCCACGGTGCGAGATCAGGTGTGTGAAGAACTGCAGCGGCGGATCGGCGTCGAGCAGACCGACAAGCGTTGGTTCGATTTCTTTCACCTGGGCAGTGAACTCGATCTGCACAGCATCGAAACGACAGTCGACCCGCGCCTCAAGTCTTTGTTCGCCACACCTGAGTCGGTATTCCTGATGGTCAGCACCATCGAGCCGCGCAAGAACCACGCGTACCTGCTCGACGCCTTCGAGCGCGCCTGGGCGGCCGGTTCAACCGCACGGCTGTGCATCGCCGGACGGGTCGGCTGGAAATGCGAAGCCCTGCTTGCCCGGGTGCGTAATCATCCAGAACTGAACCGGCGTCTGTTCATGTTCAACGAACTCAACGACACCAGCCTGGAACACGCCTATTCCCACGCCAGTGCGTTGGTCTTCCCATCGTTTGTCGAAGGTTTTGGCCTGCCGCTGGTGGAAGCCATGCAGCGCGGCTTGCCGGCAATGGGCAGCGACATCGCGGTGTTCCGCGAAATCGGCGGCGAGTTCATGGCGTACTTCGATCTGCAGGACCCACAGAGCCTTGCCAGTCTGATCAACACCTTCGAGCGCACCGGCCAGTTCCCCGCTGCCCGCGATGTCGCCGATTGGCAGTGGATCGGCTGGCGGGAAGCCAGTCTGCAACTGGCCGAACGCAGTGTGCGCAATGTCCTTCAAGCGCCAGCGGCGCCAGCGAGGCAACATGCGCATTGCCCTTAA